In the genome of Etheostoma cragini isolate CJK2018 chromosome 5, CSU_Ecrag_1.0, whole genome shotgun sequence, the window TTAACAGCAGATTGACATGACGTAGCTCTCAGTATGTAAGCACAGCATCCAAATTCAGTCATCTGTGTAGCCCCATTATGGGAGCTGTGAGTATGTCTCTGCTCAGTCACTCTTACCTTCTCCTGAACCACATCCCACTCACTCGTTGAGTTTGTCCCTTTTGCCTTGTCCAAACCCATGGTGAGATCCTCTTTCACCAATCTATCAATCTAAATGTTGAAGTGAGATTTACAGATTATACATAGAGTATACGCATTTCCTTTATTAGCGCAACATGGTGTGAGTACAGATAAATAGGGACCCTACCTCGCTCTCATACATGAGTAGCAGGCATGCTGCAGTCAGCTCCACCAGCATCAGGATGAACAGCAGCAGGAAGAACTGTCAAAAGAATATTTCAAAcagtctttttgtgtttttacattatgaAACGCATTCCAATAtcagggtttcccccagtgtATTGCAACCCCGGTGGCACACCAGGCCTAAATTGCCCCCCGTCAGGCCTAAACCACTgagaattaattttttttaaatgtattttaaagacatttttcaaaactaaagttagaGTGGGGCGGCTTTGTTGGAAAGGTAGACGTGATCATATTTTCAACTCTCCAGTAGGTGTTTAGCACTGACTTATGTATGTAAATTCTCAATTTTCCAATTCTGTCCATGAAATAGTTATTATAAAAACTATTGAGCTCTACATCAATGGCGCCATCAGTCTGGGACTGGCCTCACGCAGGTCttctttggaaaaaataaacttgGCGTAATAACTTTTCCTGGGGAAACCCTGAATCTATGACAGTACCACATCATATTTACAAGATTAGAGAAACAAGACGGCTTGCAATAATGTAGTTCCAAGGGTAGTCTGATTTACTAAGAAGAAAAATCAAAGGTGAAACAGTCAAATTATTACCCAAACAGTAAACATCCATCACAGCTTGCGGATCAACAGCTACTTGGGCTAATTGTGCTAACACAAGCATGGTAACAAAGTCACATGATAATGTTAACATGCTAGTGTTTATCGGGTATTATCAGGTATTTTCACCCTCTTATCGTGTTGTGCTGATTAGCactaaaaacaaagtacagcttAGGCTGATAGGGATGCCATTATAGTGTTGCagtaattttataaaaaaatttatTTGACCTGCTGGTGACAGTAGATGAAAGGTCAAACAATCACAAAGGTTGTTAGGGTTCATAatctggggaacatgaatgtctgaaccTAATTTCTAACAATGAGggtcagacatacagtacatgcaataGTTGGAGACCTTTCCCTCAAAAGcccaaaatgtcaacctcaggggggtgctagaggaaaagttaggggatcactaaagtAAGCGGGATTCACTCTCTGGGGACCAGGAACATGCCAACTGCATGGTAAGAGGTCACAAATGGCGCACGTTGTCCTTTGCAATGTGGAATtattaatgacattttggaTGTGTTCACTTTCAGTTTTTACCTCCAAATAAATTGTTGACTTGTTAACAAGCTGTTTGATTCAATTACGTTAGTAAGTTAGATATAGTGTCAAATCAATGTATATATTATCTCAAGACAGTTTacacagagtaggtctagaccacactcaataatttacagagacccaaaaaATCAAACATACTGCCAGAGGATCCCTGAAGAAATTTCATAAAACCTGGGACCCGCTCCTTTCTTATGCAAACTATCTATCCTGAGCCAATGGNNNNNNNNNNccccccccccccccccccccacacacacacacacaccttttttccccccttttatttatttatttatttattttacttattttttattttattattagtatttttattttttttctccgtcTTGAGGGAGGGAGATGGGTGGGCAAGTTAGACAAATGGAAGCTACATGTTCCGTATCTGGTTAAAGGGTGACAGAGGGAGGGAATGAATGGGAATGGATGTGCTTCTGTTCtgtttcaaaaaagcaaaaaaatgtcaaacctgcTACCCTTTGTTGTTCCGAATACAGCCTGTAATAACTTATGAGATTTGAGCAATAAAAATACATGGGGAAgaaaattttttttacagagacccaacaattcccccaagagcaagtaTTTGGGGCAACCCGAGTTGCAATTAatctaaattattatttaattaatgaattatgtTATTATAGTTAATCACCAATTCATGGTACAGATACATGTTGAAGTGTGTTTCAAATTAACTTTGAATTCACTTTGTGGTTTTAATGCAAGTTTAAGAAGATGGTTTTCATGCAAGGAActagcagtgtgtgttttagtgtgcgTCATACCGTCAGAAGGAGACAGCGGTTCTCCTTCAGAGCACCCAAGAAGCCCAGGAAGGACACACAAGTGATGACGATGCCGCATACCAGCAGCATGTTGGCAAAGTTGAAGCTGGCCAAGGTCGGGGTGAGTGCGGCCAATTTAAAGTTCAACGTCATGTACACACCGAAGACCAGCACCGCCACACCACATATCTGACAGAGAAACACATACTGCCATCAGACTCATCCTACACACCCCTACACCTTAAAGGTCCCTATTGTAAAATGAAGGTAAAGGTGGAGGTGCATTATAAGTACAGTGAAAGTAACACTAAAACCACGGAGAAAAGCACACAGCCCATATTCTGAAACTGTCTTTAAACGAACCACCAGGACTTACATacattgtgatgtcacaactatatgTGACATTTATATAAGTAGAAATGTCGCTACAGTGCTGTTCCAGTCATTCCCTGGCTGCAATGGACATTGCAGATCCCAAAGAACcggaaatgctgaccaatcacagcagactGGCTCTTAAAGAGACCATTTCTCTTGCAGAGGTTAATTACCTGATTTCATCATCACAGAAACATTCACGCAGCAGTTTCCTCACTGAGCGGCACTACTGGAGCAACTACTACAGCGTAGTAATGTACCACACTCACTCAAGTACTTCTATgtcactacatttcagaggggaAAATATTGTTCCTTTTTCCCCATTGTAGCTTTGGAAGCTTTAAATTATATACAGactattcatttattattgtcTTTCTTGCTTGCACACTAGTTTTCACACAATCTTAACACTAGCATGTGGTGTTTAGATGTTACAGCTGAATGGATATTtataaaatcataatttctaCATTGACAGCTGTCCTACAATTGTTCTCCTTACCCCCTGACAACTGTAGAGTTGGCCCCTGGTTGATAAAAAACAGATAATTGCAACATGTACCATAACAGCTTCTGAATGAGATGCTGGATGATTGagacatacatacaaaaatgaGTAAGTTGGCAAAACACATGGTGTACTTCAAACACTTGAGGCAGCCTTGAGCCATCCTGGGACACTTCTGATCCAACCTGCGACAGGAAGGAAACCAAAAATCATCACATatcatatgtatatatttcatCTAATATGAACAGGGGAAGCCAAACTGAATCTATTCGGCACTCAAAAGCAGTTAGTCTAGAAAAAACAGTAAGTAGAAAATGTAAGAGAAATATGACAGTAAAATATAACAGCATACAGTAggtaaatataacaatataataacaaaGGCAAAAAACTATAGAAGCTAgaaaagaacacacaaacacacacacacacacacacatgtatatatattcaaagaaatagaaaagaaaagaaaatggaaatttttttaaagcagtacaaaataaaaaaatatacactacATTCCAGGCCTATCTACATATTTACAAACAaacagtgactgtgtgtgtgtgtgtgtgtgtgtgtgtgcgtgcgtgcgtgcgtgcgtgcgtgtgcgcagGCGCGCGGGCGTGGTAGTGCTATGGGGGAGAGGTTCTAACACATCTCACTTCCTGTGTTTCCTTTCAGTCTACATGCAGGGTGGTTTGacgtttattaaaaaataacatgagtACATTACAGCTGGTGTTGCTGATGACATCACAGGGTTTTGGTCTACTGCGGAAATATCACAAGTTCCTCAAAATATTAAACGAATTCTGGATAATTATCACATTGGTGTCGTATGAGTTAAATACAATGTTGAAAGattacacatttaataaaacatacatcAAATAGTTATTCCTTTTATGACTGATCTTTGCTGTTAGAAAAACTAATAAAGATGGATGTCAGAACCAAATAATtgaacatttgatttatttttcggTGTTTAACGTAACTTAACTTTTTGTCTAATGCTTTGACCGAGCTGACTGACCATTTTGGATTCATTCAGagtaatttttttcatttttcaatttctttattgggtctctttttttttgacatgttacatTCTCTTGAGACATAACATCAACACAGGTTTTAACTGAAAAAGAGGAAGGTAAAGGGTGTGAAATAGAAGAGACAAATAAAGTAGAGAAATAAAGATGAGGCCTTACCTGTTCTGGGAGAATTTGCTACTCGTCTTTGTTCGTCagtgttaaatgtgaaattaaCTGTTTGCTCACACTTCCCCTTCTGATGGTGCTGTGGGGCGTGCAGCACCAAGTGGGGCGTTAGAGCGTTTTCTTctcacttcctctttctctacCTAAGCAGCATGGAAAATGTATGACAGACAGGGCGGCAGAGAACAAACCAAAATACCAGCAGCTAACGGTCTGTCACACGCTTCTTATATTTAGACGAGATGCATATTCAGAAATGACGGCCCTTTCTGGAACAGTCAAACTGTGGCGGTCAAGAGCTGTAATGTTGAAAACATGCTGAATAATTACACAACACATGAGCTGACGAGGAAAGtgtcagagaaaaaaatcttaGATTTATTTTGAAGCAAAATACTTTCACAATAGGTTACTGAActcattataataataataacaatacatttgtttatGGGACAGGGTACTCAAATACACTTTACGGTAAACCcagcacattaaaaacagatacagtaataaaaccaacacataaaacaagcatattaaaaGCAATTGAAACAATAAAACCAGTAACTAACGCTTGATAAAATGTGAGACTATTGCATGTGGATGGCTAATTTGAAGAAGTGTGTTTCGATTACTGATTTAAATGGCTTAACAGATGTGGCAAGCTTGGATCAACTTGTTCTAACATTAGGAGACTaacaattgtatttatttaatttggtaTTGACCTATGGTATCTTGCAGTGTAGAAATTCTAATAtagtgcaaaaaaacaaaacaaccatcATGGTATAGTTAAgcaaaaatgtgtaaattatCTGCGAAGGTAAGCATTTGATACTAACAGGTCAGGGTTTCCCCTAATATTATAATGAACGTGCCAATAAACATCTATATCATAGtgggggtctgggtgtcctcccACATGAAAGTTTTGAGCACCAACAACTTCATTCCCTGTGTTCagatacacttttatgcaccGATTTATGGTGGAAATACCTTTTATTCAGCCTATGTGAAGACAGTAAAACAcggatgacaattcaaaatatattacaacTATAATGGAAAGTACGTTGTTGCGTGTTTTCGGCATTTTTAAGTGGGGGTTTGggaatcctggagctttcttagtgggtagGCTGCATATACATGTGTATCACGAAGACTACACCACCGTACAAAACAAGAAGAGAATGAGAATCCAGACATCTGTGGGAGCAATATCAAGTAATACAAACCCACAGAGGGGCAGGGGAAATTGCCTTTTATTTCTGAGTCTGATTTCTGCAGTAAATATAGGGTAATATAATTTTTCAatcaataaatgcatttaaaatgactgAAGCACCTATCCAGATATATCTAGGCTACATAAAGGTGCGGCCTATGATCCCAGGTAGGGTCATAGTAAATATCAGCCACATACAATGTAGCGTTCCTGattgaatgtatgtatgtatagccatgtgtatgtgtagccatgtgtgtatgtaaatatgtgtgtacatgcctTTAGGATAAGAGTTAATACTAGCAAAAGGTTACatgataatagtaataataactgtatttctcagtatggcaaTGATCAGAAGATTGCGGCATCAGGCAACTTTCCCACGCAgaaacttgagtaaagaagaGTCCTCTGTGTTCTCTTTGGCAATttgcaactgtgtggaggaggggtgggggtggtgcgcaaTCACTAAAGGCTCAAatcatgtggacgtgccgaCATTCCTCACTCTGCACTATggctttaaataaatcaaagaattcataaataaacatgCCTACGAAAAACACAGTGAATTCAATAAACGAGGCAATAAATATAGTATAATTATTTACATCATACATATAATATAATTGTATGACTCAATATAgttctataaataaataaataggttacttttattttttcgttttttttttattcagtccctctttattaattatttgttttcaaatgaataatatatttgtttatatgtatTGCCTAACTTATTTATTTCAAGGTTAATTTCATAGGCATATGAATgtgttcatgtatttatttaattttgactAAAAGGGCATTCGATACACTTCAGTTTCCCATTAAAATCCAGTCGGGTTCAGTAAACCCTCACACAAGATAACCATTAGACCTTTcttgttaattatttttcaagCATCGcactcatttattattttaaataagttacttttattcttttgtgtCCTCAGACGTGAATTAGTCAGACAGCCTGAAGTCAAAGCAACATATTTACCTCCTacctttgagctaaatgctaacttcACTGCAGATGCTCTGATGGTTTTATTCTACACATCTTACATTTagttcatt includes:
- the zgc:64051 gene encoding leukocyte surface antigen CD53, with the translated sequence MAQGCLKCLKYTMCFANLLIFICGVAVLVFGVYMTLNFKLAALTPTLASFNFANMLLVCGIVITCVSFLGFLGALKENRCLLLTFFLLLFILMLVELTAACLLLMYESEIDRLVKEDLTMGLDKAKGTNSTSEWDVVQEKLDCCGVNNVTDWQPNVPPSCCLSACTSQQPEYRKKGCLVKLKNFFEENFLTTGISVIVLCIIEVLGMCFALTLFCHISRSGLGYKL